The genomic interval AGGGGGCTATATGATATAAAGCTAAGGAGCTGAGCACTTAATTAAGCTTATTATTCCAGTGAGACAGGAATTGAAATTGGACAACGGAtccgtttgggattgaggtgttgtaatttttaagttatagttgctgtgaaaaaaattttataactattaaataaaagttaataatatatagtaaatataaattttaaataattattttgataaaattattaaatatataataaaattttcattatacaagagaaaaatcatatcaatatagCTTACAAATTATAGCAGTtaatatttaccaaacactttagtgttattacttttaagttacaactgaataacctcaattccaaacgcaACCGTAATTAAGCGTGGGAGAAAAATGCTTTGTATTTATATGACACAGCCCCCTTATCTCTATATCATCTatattatctattaaaattgttaaatgcTTCCTACCCAAATTCATCAACATTATAACATGTTATCAATATGATTATTGCTCGGGTATAGAAAGTATCTTATCCCCTACTCTTTATTTTactagtttatttaattatacgTATTCTCTATCATTGTCATATTAATTTGGATCttctacattaaaaaaaatgaggctagttattgtgtgttttttttatttaaatttatttgttactAATATTGCAAGGAAAACCCAACAGAATGAAGACAGAATTTGAATATTCTTACACACATATAAAGCCATGCATTTGAAGATTCCAAAACCCCTAAAGATCAATTGAAGATGGCAAATCCATCAAAAGTCTGAATTTGAAGCCTATAGTATTTTTCGGTGAAAATTATTCTTCATCGGTGATTTATCTACAAGCCATATACCTCAATAACTTATCTAAAAGCCATGAGACTCAGTAACACAATCAAGGTTATTGTTTGAACTGATACGAAATTATTGCTTAAAGAGCATAATATCTCACCCAAATGGAAGTAGTTTCTAGTGTAATATTTCAAGTTGGTCCATGATTATAACTCTGTGCTTTACATAATCACATCACAATCGGAGCACGTTAGGCACTACATTATGAGTTATTAAATTCTATTTCTTCTGCTTGGGTTTTTATCCCAATGAATCTTTccctagaaaaaaaaatcaagtataATTATCCTAGAGAAATGAACTTCGAAGGAGGAGGTAGTGTGACCCTTTGGTAGTGAAGGTCTATCCACTTCTCTAGTTAATTAAGTATGAGATTCTAGAAGACCAGCAAGCATTTAGAGCCAAAACCGCTTGCACCGATTCTCAGAGATTATCAAGGAGCCGTAATGGCTGCTGCAACATCAAAGAAACCTTGCTTAGGAGATGTAGAAATTACGGAAGCTTCAGTGATTTTAGAAGGAATAAAGTTGGCAGTGGATGTTGCTCTTTCTCCTCTTCTTATAGGGTTTGATTCCAAGAATGTTGTCAACTTTATTCTCAATGGTACTTCTAGTAGAGAAGAGTTAGATTGGATACTTTATGATATTAGAGTTATGATagaacaaaataatcaatatcAAATGGCTTATACTTTTAGGTCTTATAACTTAGTGGCCCAtgctttagaaaaaaaatgatttttttcatttcaacaCCTCGAGTGTGGATCGAAGAGGTCCCAATAAAGAtcgaaattttattataattatagtgTTTTACTGGAAATGAAATCAtttactatttaaaaaaaaaaaaaccgctTGCACCGATTGGCAATTTAATGGCTGTAACATCAAGAAGACTAGGCTATCATGGTCCACAATTGGTTGGTTAAATTAGATACTCAAGCGAAATTGGGtgcatatactttttttttaaaaaaaaaaagagcctCAATGATATTCTACCATACTTACCCACACGTGGAAGCtgataaaatattcaattagaaaatgtaaaataataaataattaataaccaaTAGTGCCAACTACACCCGTTTTTCTGTTGGAAAACGGTTGGGAGTCATTCTTTGACAAAACATGCAGACGTCGACAATGGTGAACCATACTATCAAATTAACTGACTCCGTGTCTCGATTGAGTTTCACTCCACTGCCTTGCATGTTTCCATCAAGTATTTTACGCaattttgggggaaaaaaatgtattgtacGCATCTTAATCccttttacaaattttttttttggttaaaaagaattatctTGAAGCTTGTGTGAAGGATAATCAATCCCATCTCTTTCTTCTAGTATATAAGGGTCAATCTAGGTGCACTAtcttttgaaaacaaaaatttggactttttgtttcttttggtAACTTTCTCCATCAAAGATCCGTAGTAAATTTGATATCTAAACTTAGGATaactctttatttaatttctatattttaacttaagttcttatttaatttttattgttgatgCCGTAATTCGGTCGGCGACCAAATTGTCTCGCCaacactttaatttattttgatgggGCATTTGTCGCTTGATACTGTAGTGGAATTTGAATTGTACTGACATTTCCTTTGATCTGCAACAACAGAAAACTGTCAGGGACGCCGTATTTTTTCTAGTAAAACCCTTCCAACGCTCAAGTCAGCAATCAGGTTTTTCTTTgtaaggaaaataataatgtcaCACTTGTgattttaagtattttgtattttttctagaattctatttttttaatcaaaaccccaaaaaaaatccattttctGGGTCTCCCCCAGTTCTTATAGAGAACTATGCATGTCGCGCGTTATTGTTCATTCTTTACTGCGTGGTCGTTACCAAATTGAGTATGCCACTTGAATCTAAGAGTTAATATATCAGTTTATCTAGTTGTTGAGCAACCATTATAATGCCTGATTGTGCTTTAAACATTAAAGCAGAGCGTGCATATACGTTACGGATGAGCTTCCAAATGAAGCTCAACAATATGAGATATTAACCAAAGCCATGCGACCTGATTCTATTCTCCTAACAGAACGTTGGTCGCGCTTGCACATGTGACCAAATAACTTTCTCCTCGAACTCAAGTAACTATTTTTTATACCCCAAAAcacttatatttttaacaacACTTTAAAATGtctttacaattaattatgttatttttttcatattaatatctttataataatattcttaacattaattaatttatcttttaaaaaattacttttccttaatttttataataatattcttacaataatattttggacgctaattaatttatcttttaggaaaaaaagaagttagTACTAGTAAATTAGTAATGAAAACATCTCACAACACTTAAAAGTATATTCTTATAACATTTGTAATCTGTATATACTATTTAGTtgagataatataattttatgtaaaaatcAAAAGCACTAAGATTCAAAACCAACTCATGCATCTatagaaaaatgaattaagtTGTCGTCACcctaaaaaatcataattaaaaatttcacaagATTCCCATATAAAGTAAGTTTAATCAGTCGATATCGTGTCTCAATCGGCTCCACTACTACACCGTCACCGTTCAAATTTGTCTACATGACGACATGTCTTACGTTTTTCAAATTCGTGGCTGTAGGCAATGGggaccaaaaaagaaaaagctcaCTCAACTGAACAGAGATGACACGTAATCGAGAATTGAAATCAACGGCCACACAGACGACACATCAAGAAACACGAGCTTTGCTGCGAAACAACAACCAAGTAAATTATAGCCGATTGCTTTTAGCGACGCCTCCGGTAACACCATTAATTCCAGCAcctttcttaaataaaatgtcCAAGAGCCCAAGGCCACTCTCAATTGCGTTTAAGGCAAAGCCATGAAACgaaagaaaatgatcatttcttcatctgatttcttatgaattttttaaaatcttcttTCAATGTGTCTTTTAGTGGTAGTGAATGaagaagatttaatttttttttttttataaactatCAATCATGCAATTAGGGTCCAACTATGCTAcaactataatataatactacaattattttcaattattaaatccAACTAATGTAACTATATAACTGTACATCTACCGACTGAAAACAACCGTAGTAGCATACCACAGTTGCAACATAATTTTATCCCAAaatataatcaaatcaaaagagaaTCTTGATCCTGAAATGAAACCCATCTTGAAGGGGCTATGCAAAGAGTAGTTAATAACAAAACAacattagttaattaatagCTGCAAAAGCACGGTTCACAACTATTATAAAGCTTACAAAATATCCGGCAGACATGGATAAATATTCTATTACAACTAATAACAACATGACATATTATTGCACCAATCGTGCCTGCCGCAGACAAAATAACGGCAGATAGTAGTTGCAAGGACATAACATAAACACTTAGGACTATCCCAGAATCACATACATAAAACCAAACAAACCATCAAGGGCGCTTACAACAGAGCACTCAGGATGGATCCCAGAATCATTACGAGCCTGAACAATCCGGGAACGCGATGCTGATGCGAAGAAGATGGAGGAGAAGGCGGAGGTTTAAATGGAAAAGGAGGCGAAGGTTCAAATGGAGAAGGAGGAGGATGTATCTGGCACAAATTGACTCCGTACCAATCCTCATTGGGAGCGGAGGTGTTGAAGTCATATGTGACAGGGCTCGAATTTGGACTGATAATCTTCACACTCTCTGGTTCCCAACCATCAAGTCCTGATCGGTGCAAATACACATAACAGATATCGGTTGCACATGGTCCGTCAATCTGGAACCCATCGGACGAACAACTTTGGAATGTCTTGGTGAACGGATCGTCCAGTCTCGGTGCATAAATCTGATTTATCATTGTTTcaacaatattaattattaccatagaagaaaaaaatcaacatcAAACTCCACTAAGATGTTAGCTTTAAATATATTTCTGGATAAAGCTCTCGAAAATATTCAAGAAGCATGCGCGTACTAGCAGAGTAACTGACCTAATTAGCAGCACAATTACTTctataaactcaaattaaagCACAAGCCCTTCATCAAGAAGCAATTGCTTTGAAAAACACCTATGATCGATACATAAGACAGCGCTCGAATACAACCCCcataaattttgtaacatATCATCTGGGAGTCTGCGACAGCCCACACACAAACTCTGCGAGCCCGTTTTAGGGTTGTgcttaatttttgttcttttaatattaaaaagccCTTGTGCTTTAATTTGAAAGCCAACTTTTTATACGAAACCCATGGATGAATTATTTTGACTTCGttctcaaaaaattatatatgcatCATAACAGTAACGAACTggttaaaaacataaaaaaaatttctcaaaagaaaaaatagaaaaacataaaaactaCTTTTCTGGCCTAAACctgaaatcaaataaaatatatatgttctaaaaaaaaaaaaaaaagaagcaaaccTGATTGCCATAAGCATCACCAAAAGCGATGCTGATCCTATCACGAGTAAAGTTTTTTGAGTCGCAGCTAGTTTTTATAACCACCAGGTACGTGCAGTTCCCGAACTTCTATTTTtggttcaaaaataaaaataaaacaattatcaaACATAATACATACAACGGAATATACCAAGttcacaaataataataataataaccataCTCGTACCTGAATATAATTGACGGTAAACGATTCAATAGCGTGAGGTTTCAGCTGCGTTTCGGCCTCCGAGAGCATGAACGCACTGAAGGCCAACAGCAGCAGAAAGTGAGCtgccaattttattttcattttcagttCCTGTTTTGGTTACTTCGTTCgatggatttttcttttttcctcctCCAGGAGGCTTGTTAAATATAGGCTCCTCAATGGGAGTGAAGGACTGTGATATGCTGAGTAGGTGAATCGTGCGGTGTAAAAAATACTGTGTTGAATaaaaaccccaaaaaaaaacaacaaaaggaaaatgggAGTTTAACTCTGAGGTCTGTCTAGGGGCAGATCCGTCTTCTAAGGTTTTCAACTCTTCGACGGTCTTCTTCTTTATAAGTTTGAGAGCCTTCAATGTTTGCATTCCAATTTCCACACACGTGGAGCTCTTGGGGTTTTGACTAATTAAccaactaaaatattatttattacacaaATGACGCCGATTTAATGAAGTTTTTTCTCCTTAACCCTTATCCTTCACTGTCTCTCACGAAACCTTTGCCgaaagtgaaaagaaaaggCGCCAACGAGTTGAGCCCATTTGGCGAGAACTCCAAACCCAAACGCAtcagatttaattaactttaattgCAAAAAAGGACATGAAAAATCTCTAATTTTCTGCCTTTTCAGCCATGACAACGGCTTCTATGTTCTTAATCTTATCCTTCcaaattttctcttgattCCCTATCAACTAATCTTTTACGTTGCTCCTACGAACGCCCATGTTGAGTCATCGAGATGGACATGAACATatgataatagatttttcGAGGTTGTTATCTTACATAATTACGTAAGATACATAATTCTTTCACAAttgatttgatgaaaattcaattattgtgaatatataaaataataaaataatattattttcataatcattaattttttttttaatgaaagaatcatgtataaaataactaaagcGATTTTTTCATGTAAtgttttattatcaaaaataaatactaagtTACATGTACCACTCACAAATAATAGATGAACCTCACATTACCTATTATTTATGGGTGTAAATTACATTACATATAACTTTAAGGGCTCCCTTtattaaatacatattttgtttatttctagTCAGGAAATCAACGGAGAAAGAGTAAATGCATTTCacgtttttcaacataaataaaagctTATGAAATAAAGAGACGATTGATTTGAGGTGGGTGGGGAGCGGGGATCTCTGCGCCATCTTTTCGAAATCCAAATATTTGAGCCGCGGCAATTCCGTCACGTGTCACACACCACGTCCCTCCACGTGGAAGGAAGTGGTTTGAGCCCTAGTTATGATTCCATTTTCTATCCttgcattaaaaataaataaataaataatactatatttattttccttcttttttagtaataaaaatgtGAAGACTGGTGGTTGAGTACAAAAGATAGGGCGAGCAAGTCCCCAGCCAAACAACGGGTTCAACAACCTTTGAAGCTAGACTAACTGAACTGAAGCATGAGCTACAACTTCTAGGCTTATGTCGAAATATTTATAGCATTATATATTCTTAATTTGAAGGCCTCAGAAATGGTCCAAACAATCTCCATCTTGCTGCTCTTCTTTTCCGTGATTAGGTTCATCACTTCTTGGCAATCTGATTCACCAATCAGTGGAATACATGCAGCATCTCCTGCAATTTCTAGTCGCCAATTTGCTGCTCTAGCTTCCGCAGATGCTACAGCAGCAGCTACGAACTCTCCATTGTGGTTCGTGATGGCGATTCCAATCAACCATATTGATCTTTTTTGACTTGATTGCTGCATCCACATTCATTTTAAACCAACCTTCAGGAGGGGGTTTCCAACTTGGCTGAGAAGAAGACACTTACTTTGAATCGTGGACACATAactttattagtaaatattcATCATATGTATCATTGCACATAGTGCATGACTATGCGCGTTATCCAACAAAATTTGGCAAGTAAAACACTAAGGTGGTGTGTGGTAGATGGGATTGTAGTAGTCTGTATTGGTTTGTAATGGattatattgtattagaaggtattaaataatacattaatcTCGTGTAAGTATGGAATCAGGGGCGGATGTAGTGTAGGACTAGTGGGGGCTCAAGCcccactgaaaaaaaaaaattgtttaaaagaaaattaataaatttttaaataatctctattaaattatcaaaaaagtCTCGTTCTTTCAGTTTCTATAACTATAATAGAGAGAACATTTTCAGCAATGAAATTTGTGAAGAATGAACTTCGGAATCGGATGAGAGATGAATGgatgaataataatttgattgtttatgtagaaaaatatgtatttaataATGTTGATAATAAGTCTATTGCACAacgttttcaaaatatgaaatcgCATAGAGAACAATTGTAAatgtgttataaaaaattttatatattcaaatttcaattttatattttgttgttatttaatgaaaattcatCATACGCATCGTTGCACACAATGCGTGACAGCGCGCATTAGATGATTAGATCAGAACCTCTTCAAATAATATGCGGATCATTCAAGGTTGCTACTTTGTCCAGTCAAATTTTCGAGTAAAACACTAAAACGCCTCGTTTCAGAAGGGCTAGGTTAGAGTTTTGCGTTTGCCTGCCGAGGAGAGGATTCGGGCAAATATTGCATGGGCAAAAGCTGTAGTGCTGACGCCGCTGAGGACTACGTGGATATTTAATAGAATGTGCTACTGCCACCCCACTACTGTTCTTATAACCCCACTTTTTAATTACAAgcattaaagaataaaaatcaaagcCACTCACATACTAGTTATGCTTTACTatctccaagaaaaaaaaaaatggccaCTCACATACTGGTTACACCAACTTTAATGCCACAAATACCCCCGtaccatttttttctcaatgaaCCCAGCGTATGGTAGAGAGACTGagaaagattttttattttatcttttttatttagagaGGGTATTAAGACTGCAATAACATCGAAAGCATGTCATCTTGTATGCTTTCTTTGTTCTAAATTATAAGACAGGGGCAGTGTCAGTATATTGATTGACTGGGggtttattcaataataatataaaaaaattttaaaaataataaatatataaatttgaaaaaattttcatacttCAAAAGATGTTTACAATTGTCCTTTACGAGTTTTCATATATTGATAACGTTTCATTACAActtcattatcaatattattaaataagtatttttctATATAACAACCAAACTATCATTCATCAATTGCTCTCTTATTTGGCTTAGTAACCGATTCTTCAAAATATTCATGGCTGAAAATGCTCTCTCTACACTAATactaatatttatgtttaaaaatttaattaatgttatgttTCTGGGCTTGATTTTAGTTTGTAAAGTCcatttcttttgatttgttttaaaaatttggagtGTGAGAATTTAAGTGTAGATATGTATTAGGGacttgaatataaattattggggatttaagaaaaatttattaaaaatttgaggataattaaattaactattaaaagattttttttttttcagtagtCCCAAGGGGAATCCGGCCCTGAATTAAACAAGCTCTGCAGTTGtcagaaaatatatttatggtgAAAGAAGCCAATCTTGACAtacattcaaattttaaaccaAGGAATTATGtgcaacaaaaacaatttattgaAATCGAAATAACCCTTTCACTGTAGGTAAGAAGTAAGGGAAACAACATTCAATTGGCAAACGAGTTGTATTTACAGACGTGAAGCCAAGATGCCGTTAAGGAGACGACAAAGATGAAACTGTCTTCAGGGGATGTGAGTGTAAAGAGTTACTATCAACTTGATTTATTTGAGGTTAAGGTTTTATGGGTCTATTTGGGCCCTTTGTGCTGCCCGAGAGTCCAGACTTATCTGGGCCACATCAGCCTTTTACATCAGATTTTTGTCTTATACGATATGTTTGACATACTATTGTGTTGTATTAAGGTATATTACATTAACCAATAGACTTTTGGTCCAATAGAAGAAACTTCCACTTACAATATCGAGTGTAAGTGTTTAAACTTTCATAAGAATATTATGGAGGTTAGTTTCAGTACTCTctcaattatcaactaattgACTGAAAACAGTCCCTCTTTTACAAAATATGAGTAGAGTAGGCACCTTTTAAATATTAGAGAGAGTTTAAAGTACTCACGTTCCcaaaactctaaaaaatatCCCAAATTACATTGTTGcaattttattctctttttagataataaaaataaaaaatacaaaaaaaaattgaaaatcacaTTAACCAAAACTAAGATCTCATCACGCGGCAAGTAGGAATTGCGCATCGATCATCATGTAGCATTGTCGGTGTCTTTCACTTGTTGATTTGAAGACCAAATGGAGAACAATAAGAAATGataaagaagaggaaaaaataaaaacgaaacaaaaaagaagaagaagaagaagaagaagtaacaaaaaataagagaaaaagaaaaatgagtttgaaaattaagaaaataagaatagacgaagaagaaaagaaataataaagaaaagaaaaataaaaaagaaagaaaaaagagaaggagaaaaagagggaaaaaaggacaaaa from Citrus sinensis cultivar Valencia sweet orange chromosome 9, DVS_A1.0, whole genome shotgun sequence carries:
- the LOC102627411 gene encoding embryo-specific protein ATS3B-like — its product is MKIKLAAHFLLLLAFSAFMLSEAETQLKPHAIESFTVNYIQKFGNCTYLVVIKTSCDSKNFTRDRISIAFGDAYGNQIYAPRLDDPFTKTFQSCSSDGFQIDGPCATDICYVYLHRSGLDGWEPESVKIISPNSSPVTYDFNTSAPNEDWYGVNLCQIHPPPSPFEPSPPFPFKPPPSPPSSSHQHRVPGLFRLVMILGSILSALL